The DNA region AAGTGGCATCTTTTCAAGCCTTGGCCTGAAAGAAGCTCTCTCGCTCGCCGCTTCTTCAGCCTCACTCGTGAGCTGTCCCTTAGGTAAGAACTTCCTGCCGAGCAGAGCCATGTAAGCTATGCCTATGACCGTGATTATTATTCCGACTTTGCCGAACTCGAAGAAACCGAGGGGCTGTAAACCTGCCTTATCAAGAAGCGCATTTACAACCCCATTTGGAGGAGTCCCTATCAGAGATAGAGTCCCACCAAATGAGGCTGCATAAGCTAAAGCCATTAGAAAAGATCTTGGCGAATATCCCCCGACCCTAACTATTGCCAAAACTATAGGTAGAAGACAAACGGTCGTTCCGGTATTTGAGAGAAAGGCGGAAAGAAAGGCAGTTATAATCATAATATTAAGCATGAGCCGTACTTCGCTACCCTTCGCTGCCTTTACTGCCCATTCACCAGCTTTCTGAGCGAAACCAGTTCTAAAGAGGGCTTCTCCAACCATGAACATAAACATGAAAATCAAGGTCCACTTATTGGCGAAGTCAGCGAAAGCCTGCTTTGCAGAAAGTACGCCAGTCAGAACCAGGGAAATAGGAACTAAAAGTGCGGTAATCGCGAGAGGAAATGCCTCCGTTAAAAACAGGATAAACGCGATTATGAGTATAGCTATGCTTATGTAAGCATCTGTCATTTTTAAAACACCTCCTTTTTAAACTTTCATCGTGCCCTTTTGAATCAGACGGACGTGCCAGCTTAAAGCCTCCTCAAGGAGATGAGGCTCGTGCCCCCCACGCTTACAAGCTCTTTCAAAGTAATCCCAGAGCATATCCTTATAATCGGGATGAGCACATTTCTCTATTATTTCCCGGGCTCTCTCACGTGGAGATTTTCCTCTCAAATCTGCAACTCCCTGCTCGGTAACAATGACATGAACTTCATGCTCAGTATGATCTACATGGGAAACCATAGGAACTATCTTCGAAATCTTTCCTCCCTTAGCTATAGACGGCGTTTGGAATATGACGAGATAAGCGTTTCTTGAAAAATCACCTGATCCCCCTATGCCGTTCATCATCTTGCTACCCATGATATTCGTGGAATTAACATGTCCATAGATATCAACTTCTATAGCAGTATTCATCGCTATTACCCCAAGCCTTCTTATAACCTCCGGGTGATTAGATATCTCTTGAGGGCGAAGAATTATGTAATCCCTGTACTTCTTCACGTTTTCATAAAATCGCTTTAAGCCATCAGGAGAGAGGGTTAAGGATGTCCCCGATGCAAAGCGAAGCTTACCTGCATCCATAAGATCGAGCATCGAATCCTGTATCACCTCGGTATAAACCCAGAGATCGGTAAAATCGGAGTTAACAAGCCCCGCTAAAACCGCATTGGCTATGCTTCCCACGCCGGACTGAAGGGGAAGAAGATTTTTAGGTAATCTGCCTTGCTTTATCTCAAATTTGAAGAAGTCTATGAGGTTCTCTGCCATCTTCTTTGAGATATCGTCTATGGGAGCAAGAGGTCTCTGATTATCAGGAATGTCACATGGAACTATGGCAACTATCTTTTCCGGATCGCAGGGAATATAGAGAGTCCCTATTCTATCGTTCGGCTTGTAAATAGGTATCTCTCTGCGCTTTGGGGGATCCTCAGGAATATAGATATCATGCATTCCCTCAAGCTCAAGAGGTTGCGTGGTGTTAATCTCAACCATGACTCTATCAGCCATTTGAACAAATGTGGGAGAGTTTCCAACGGAAGTGGAGGGGACTATACCACCATTTTCAGTTATGGCAACTGCCTCAATAATGGCAAAGTCGATCTTCCCGAGATAACCATACCTGACCAGCTGAGGGCATTGGGAGAGGTGGATATCGATATATTCTATTTCCCCAGCGTTTATTGCCTTCCTGATAACGTCATCGGTTTGATAGGGAAGCCTTTTAGAAACCGCTTTAACCTCAGCTAAGGTCCCATCAAGCTCAAGCCCCACTGATGCTCCAGTCCACAGGTTCACCTTGAGACTATCGCCTTTTCTCACTCTTTCAGCCAAAGCGAGAGGTATCGCTTTGGGATAACCGGCAGGAGTAAATCCACTACACGCTATGGTCATTCCATCCCTTATGAGCGAGGCTGCTTCCTCTGGAGAAACGACCTTAGAGAGAAGCCTCTTATCCCTTATTCTGTCAGATATGTCAATCAACTACTCCACACCTCCTCACCACTAAAAATTTAAAGGGCTACCCCCTTCCACGGGGGCAGCCCTTTAATGACCCGTCCCTTTTGGGCTAAAGCTGCCTTTTTCTACCTTCCCTCCCCTCTAAACGATACCCGGGACACCTAAAAAGCATCTTAGGTACCGTCTTAATCGAGAGGAAGGGTTATTGAAATTTTTTTCTCGCTTCCAGAAAGCGCTGATGAGCGCTTTTTAACGCGGCTATAACGGCCTTCTTTGCCTCCCCATGATATCTATAACAGATCTCGCTTTTTATAAGATCGAGATCTGTTAGAAGACTTTTTCCCTTTATACACTCTTTTAGTACACGCTGAGCTAATCTGCTCGTTAAGCTGATCTCAACATCCTCTATCACACCTGTTTCCTCATCAATTTCCAAAAAAAGCCCTAAAACCTTATAAAGCTGATAAGCCGTTATATCATGTGGTAGATGAGCATATCCAGCTATAAAAAGCGTTGGCAATCAGCTATTCCTCCTCTTCCCCGCTTACGATCTCTCCAAGATTTAATGCTTTTTCGAGATCAAGGAGAATTATAAGCTTATCATCAACCTTACCTACACCCCTAAGATAGGTAGCCTCTATTCCTCCCATTGCAACCGGTGGGGGGGGGTCTATATTCTCCTTAGGAAGCCTTATCACCTCAGAAACCGCATCCACTATTATGCCAAACCTTATACCCTTTATATCAAGCACTATTATCCTTGATTGATCCGTAGCTTCCTTCGCTGGAAGGGAGAAACGGCTCCTTAAATCTATAACGGGGATTACGTTCCCTCTCAAGTTTATAACGCCTTTTATATAATAGGGTGCCTTTGGTACCCTCGTTATCTCCTTCATTTTAATTATCTCCTGAATTTGCGCCACATCCACTCCGTATTCCTCCTCACCAAGCTTAAATGCTATAATCAATTCCTCCAAAGCCACCGCAGACATGCTTTATCCCCCCTTAGACATATTTATCTGCTACCTTCGTCGCCCCAAACGACTCAGGCTTAATCCTTGCCTTAAAACCATTTCCGCTAACATAAGCTATCACGCTTGCAACTATTTCTTTTGTTTTGCCTCCTTCACCGACATCAAGATGTATTTCAAGTTGCGGATAATCTTCAAGATCTACCTCCGAAAGTGCAAGGCTTATTCTACTCGCGAGATCAAGGCTAAGATGAGCTTCATAAAAGATTCTCTTTTTAAAGTTGTGAATACACTCCCCTCTGTATCTTCTATAGAAGTATATACCTCCCTTACCTACCCTGTAAAGTATTACCGCTGTTACAAAAACCGCCTCCCCTTCATTTTCAGCTGAGTCAGTTCCAATTATCAGACGATACTCTCCTGCCTTATGCTTCATGTAATCCGTTATAATACTCATCATTTGATCAAAGCTTAAAGCTCCCTTTGTGGGACTATGAAAAAGCTCCCGCACTCTAAAATCACCTCAAGTTAAATTTTATCACCGTATCTCTTCGCTTTCAAGAACGTTAAGATATGAAATATACTTTTTTAACTTCCGTAGAAAAAAATCATACTTAAGCCACGATCCTCCAATGATTATCCCTTCAGGCTTACCCTTAAGTATTCCAGCCATACCCCCGATACCTTTGGCTATCCAGTATATAAAAGCTTCAAAGGGAACTTCTCCCACCTTCTTAGTAAGAACGCTAGGGTCTTCCGTACCATAGTAAGCTTTTAATCCCCCTTGACCATATATGAGTTTAGCTATCTCAGCCAAGCTTCTTTCATCCTCATAAAAGCAGGATAGTATGCCAGTATTAGGAAGCCAGCCAGAGCTTCTAACCCCCATAGGAGAATCACCGGTAACATAATTATCAGCATCTACTACCTTGCCATCAATCCAAGCTACTATAGAGGTTTCCAAACCAATATAAACGGTTATTCCCCGCTTAAGATTTGGCACCTTTTGAGCAAGCTCTTGATAAAGGATTAAATGCTCTCTCTCATGATAAAAAGGGATCCTTTCTATATTCGGTAAGCCGGAAAGACGAGCTTCCGGCAACATTTTACTCCATCCTCCCGGCTAAAACCGCACCAAGCGCTATCGAAAGAAGCTTAGTCTCCGCACTGTCCGCTCTTGAAGTTAAAACTATCGGTCTGCGGGCTCCCATCACAACGCCAGCAGCTACACCCCCACAACCATAAACAAGCGCTTTTCCTAAGAGATTTCCTGCCTCTATATCCGGTACGAGAAGGACATCTGCCTTACCAGCAACGGGACTTTTTACTCCCTTAACTTTTGCCGCCTTTGAACAGATAGCAACATCAAGCGCAAGAGGACCATCAACTATAGCACCCTTTATCTGCTTTCTTGCAGCCATAACGGTTAACATAGCAGCGTCTACCGTAGCAGGCATTGAGTAAGTAACCGTTTCTACAGCTGCCAAAACAGCAACCTTAGGCTCTCTTATCCCTAAGAGATGCATTAACTCCAGCGCATTTTCAAGTATCTGTAGCTTTTCAGCAATAGATGGAGATATAACTATTCCACCATCAGTTATAGCATACCAGCGACGTCTTCTTGGAACTTCAACTAAAAAAACATGGCTCAGGAGCCTCCCTGTTCTAAAACCCATTTCCTTATCAAGCACTATTTTTAAAAGCTCCGCAGTCTTAACA from Synergistota bacterium includes:
- a CDS encoding SLC13/DASS family transporter, producing MTDAYISIAILIIAFILFLTEAFPLAITALLVPISLVLTGVLSAKQAFADFANKWTLIFMFMFMVGEALFRTGFAQKAGEWAVKAAKGSEVRLMLNIMIITAFLSAFLSNTGTTVCLLPIVLAIVRVGGYSPRSFLMALAYAASFGGTLSLIGTPPNGVVNALLDKAGLQPLGFFEFGKVGIIITVIGIAYMALLGRKFLPKGQLTSEAEEAASERASFRPRLEKMPLAVAIFFFVVAIMVLSGTPATKHFFRKVLHLDLLVAAALGAFLVVATRCITWKEAWQAVDWTTVFLFACMFPLSTALKITGGVKLIAHAVTSVVHTPFGLLAAMAFVTAFLTQFASNTATTMIVAPIALAAAQGMGVSPYPVIMAVAISASCCFMTPIATPPNTIVLGPGQLRFVDYIKAGWLIQVISYIVCITFVPMLWKF
- a CDS encoding acetyl-CoA hydrolase/transferase family protein, with the protein product MIDISDRIRDKRLLSKVVSPEEAASLIRDGMTIACSGFTPAGYPKAIPLALAERVRKGDSLKVNLWTGASVGLELDGTLAEVKAVSKRLPYQTDDVIRKAINAGEIEYIDIHLSQCPQLVRYGYLGKIDFAIIEAVAITENGGIVPSTSVGNSPTFVQMADRVMVEINTTQPLELEGMHDIYIPEDPPKRREIPIYKPNDRIGTLYIPCDPEKIVAIVPCDIPDNQRPLAPIDDISKKMAENLIDFFKFEIKQGRLPKNLLPLQSGVGSIANAVLAGLVNSDFTDLWVYTEVIQDSMLDLMDAGKLRFASGTSLTLSPDGLKRFYENVKKYRDYIILRPQEISNHPEVIRRLGVIAMNTAIEVDIYGHVNSTNIMGSKMMNGIGGSGDFSRNAYLVIFQTPSIAKGGKISKIVPMVSHVDHTEHEVHVIVTEQGVADLRGKSPRERAREIIEKCAHPDYKDMLWDYFERACKRGGHEPHLLEEALSWHVRLIQKGTMKV
- a CDS encoding DUF3870 domain-containing protein: MPTLFIAGYAHLPHDITAYQLYKVLGLFLEIDEETGVIEDVEISLTSRLAQRVLKECIKGKSLLTDLDLIKSEICYRYHGEAKKAVIAALKSAHQRFLEARKKFQ
- a CDS encoding chemotaxis protein CheW — protein: MSAVALEELIIAFKLGEEEYGVDVAQIQEIIKMKEITRVPKAPYYIKGVINLRGNVIPVIDLRSRFSLPAKEATDQSRIIVLDIKGIRFGIIVDAVSEVIRLPKENIDPPPPVAMGGIEATYLRGVGKVDDKLIILLDLEKALNLGEIVSGEEEE
- a CDS encoding ribonuclease H-like YkuK family protein; amino-acid sequence: MMSIITDYMKHKAGEYRLIIGTDSAENEGEAVFVTAVILYRVGKGGIYFYRRYRGECIHNFKKRIFYEAHLSLDLASRISLALSEVDLEDYPQLEIHLDVGEGGKTKEIVASVIAYVSGNGFKARIKPESFGATKVADKYV
- a CDS encoding bifunctional enoyl-CoA hydratase/phosphate acetyltransferase; translation: MKKLKELLSMAKEGKRRVIAVASAEDADVLEAVYFAKKEGIADPILVGRLEKIEKVAQALDIDCNQFEIIDATDPISSAQIAVKMVRDGACDLLMKGLVKTAELLKIVLDKEMGFRTGRLLSHVFLVEVPRRRRWYAITDGGIVISPSIAEKLQILENALELMHLLGIREPKVAVLAAVETVTYSMPATVDAAMLTVMAARKQIKGAIVDGPLALDVAICSKAAKVKGVKSPVAGKADVLLVPDIEAGNLLGKALVYGCGGVAAGVVMGARRPIVLTSRADSAETKLLSIALGAVLAGRME